The following are encoded together in the Pirellulales bacterium genome:
- the hisE gene encoding phosphoribosyl-ATP diphosphatase encodes MSETQQHILAQLMAVIEDRKINPPTKSYTTTLFAGGVAKIGEKIVEEAAEVVEAAGEPGVEGRAHLIREAGDLIYHLFVMLGYREVKLTEVEAEIAKRFGISGLDEKASRPKQ; translated from the coding sequence GCACATTTTGGCCCAACTGATGGCGGTGATTGAAGACCGAAAAATCAATCCGCCCACGAAATCATACACCACCACGCTGTTCGCCGGCGGCGTGGCAAAGATCGGCGAGAAAATTGTCGAGGAAGCGGCCGAAGTGGTGGAGGCGGCCGGCGAACCCGGTGTAGAAGGGCGTGCTCATTTAATTCGCGAGGCCGGCGACTTGATTTACCATTTATTCGTCATGCTCGGCTACCGAGAGGTTAAATTGACCGAGGTGGAAGCCGAAATCGCGAAGCGCTTCGGCATTAGCGGGCTGGACGAAAAAGCGTCACGACCCAAACAATAA